A region from the Gossypium hirsutum isolate 1008001.06 chromosome A08, Gossypium_hirsutum_v2.1, whole genome shotgun sequence genome encodes:
- the LOC107938444 gene encoding probable serine/threonine-protein kinase PBL7, protein MGCFGCSGHSTDDSDFPRNKNNRRNANNSNKNKPHDQRQAVSGPSSCSSSSSSSVKNASKESVRKEEASKDEELLMEVRNMSLHGGEDSKVGKAIMRAQLFTFDQVIAATGNFRSDYLLGEGGFGKVYKGFLEDTNEVVAIKQLDQDSLQGSREFAAEVLTLSTAEHPNLVKLIGFCAEDEQRLLLYEYMPLGSLENHLHDLSPDQKPLDWNTRMEIAAGAARGLEYLHVKMKPPVIYRDLKCSNILLGEGYHARLSDFGLARVGPSGDKTHVSTRVMGTYGYCAPDYAMTGQLTFKSDIYSLGVVLLELITGRKAVDYSKDRNEQYLVAWARPLFKDRRNFSQMVDPLLQGQYPMKGLYQALAVAAMCVQEQPNMRPAISDVVMALNYLTVQKYDPNNSAQSSRRSMTLSPGKGRVADRVKGF, encoded by the exons ATGGGTTGTTTTGGTTGCTCTGGTCATTCAACCGACGATTCAGACTTCCCAAGAAACAAGAACAACAGGAGGAATGCTAACAACAGCAATAAAAACAAACCCCATGATCAAAGACAAGCCGTTTCCGGTCCCAGTTCCTGTTCCAGTTCCAGTTCCAGTTCCG TAAAAAATGCATCAAAAGAGAGTGTAAGGAAGGAAGAAGCATCTAAGGATGAGGAGTTATTGATGGAGGTAAGGAATATGAGTTTGCATGGTGGTGAGGATTCCAAAGTTGGAAAAGCTATCATGCGGGCACAGTTGTTTACATTCGATCAAGTCATAGCTGCAACCGGCAACTTTAGGTCCGATTATTTATTGGGGGAAGGTGGTTTCGGTAAAGTTTACAAGGGATTCTTGGAGGACACAAACGAG GTTGTTGCTATTAAGCAACTTGATCAAGATAGTCTTCAGGGCAGTAGGGAATTCGCTGCCGAAGTATTGACGTTAAGCACAGCTGAGCACCCAAATCTCGTGAAATTAATAGGGTTTTGTGCCGAGGATGAACAAAGACTATTGCTTTACGAGTACATGCCATTAGGGTCTTTGGAAAACCATTTGCACG ATCTCTCACCTGACCAAAAACCACTCGATTGGAACACGAGAATGGAAATAGCAGCTGGTGCGGCGAGGGGATTAGAGTATTTGCATGTTAAAATGAAGCCACCGGTCATATACCGTGACTTGAAGTGCTCCAATATTTTGCTTGGTGAGGGATATCATGCCAGGCTGTCTGATTTTGGCTTAGCCAGAGTTGGTCCTAGTGGGGATAAAACTCATGTTTCTACAAGGGTTATGGGCACTTATGGTTATTGTGCACCGGATTATGCAATGACTGGACAGTTGACGTTTAAATCCGATATCTACAGCTTAGGGGTTGTCCTTTTGGAACTGATTACGGGTAGGAAAGCAGTTGACTATTCGAAAGATCGTAATGAACAATATCTTGTTGCTTGG GCACGACCTTTGTTTAAAGACCGAAGGAATTTTTCTCAAATGGTTGATCCTCTGCTACAAGGTCAGTATCCGATGAAAGGTCTCTACCAAGCTTTGGCCGTTGCTGCAATGTGCGTACAGGAACAGCCTAACATGCGTCCGGCTATATCTGATGTAGTCATGGCTCTGAATTACCTAACCGTCCAGAAATACGACCCTAACAACTCTGCTCAGAGCTCACGAAGGAGCATGACATTGTCACCGGGGAAAGGACGAGTTGCAGATCGTGTTAAGGGTTTCTGA
- the LOC107938445 gene encoding uncharacterized protein YKR070W isoform X2: protein MIHLQLLRKSSQTRSRKQLSQLFSKISQISSQPSKPPSFGIAFDIDGVVLRGNTPIGGASRALRRLYDGSGVLKVPFVFLTNGGGIRESKRAAELSELLGVKISPSQVLQGHSPFKQLVNRFENELIVAVGKGEPAVVMSEYGFKNVISIDEYALYFDNIDALAPYKKWGTIDFAVDRTRKCSINSKRVQAAFIVSDSVDWSRDIQVLCDILRTGGLPASEEGPQPPLYFAHDDLKYQGAFPSERLGMGAFRIALESVFNSIHAEALKYTYFGKPNPVAFKNAEVVLKQQASFIYRELNIVNHANSGSHDFQTLYMIGDNPAVDIKGARQAGIPWFPILTRTGVFKGDHHSNHPEFPASMVVDTVEEAVDFILRNEHQITD, encoded by the exons ATGATTCATCTTCAATTGTTAAGAAAATCGTCGCAGACTCGATCGAGAAAGCAATTATCGCAGCTTTTCTCAAAAATCTCTCAAATATCTTCGCAACCATCCAAGCC GCCTTCTTTTGGCATTGCCTTCGATATAGACGGCGTCGTTTTGCGCGGGAACACTCCTATTGGTGGCGCTTCCCGAGCACTTAGGAGATTATACGACGGTTCCG GTGTTCTGAAGGTTCCTTTTGTGTTTTTGACTAATG GGGGCGGTATTCGTGAATCAAAAAGAGCTGCGGAGTTGTCAGAACTCCTGGGTGTAAAGATTTCTCCTTCACAG GTATTGCAGGGCCATTCACCTTTTAAACAGCTGGTGAACAG GTTTGAGAATGAATTAATTGTTGCTGTTGGGAAAGGCGAACCTGCTGTGGTGATGTCCGAATATGGATTTAA AAACGTGATTTCAATAGATGAGTATGCACTGTACTTTGACAACATTGACGCACTGGCACCGTACAAGAAATGGGGCACCATAGATTTTGCTGTAGACAGAACCAGAAAATGCAGCATTAATTCCAAGAGAGTTCAGGCAGCATTTATCGTTAGTGATTCTGTTGATTGGAGCAGGGACATTCAG GTTCTTTGTGATATTTTAAGAACTGGAGGTCTTCCTGCAAGTGAAGAAGGGCCTCAACCGCCTCTTTATTTTGCACATGATGACCTTAAATATCAG GGTGCTTTTCCTTCTGAACGTTTGGGCATGGGAGCATTCAGAATTGCACTGGAATCGGTCTTCAATAG CATTCATGCTGAAGCTCTGAAGTATACATATTTTGGAAAGCCAAATCCAGTTGCATTTAAGAATGCTGAAGTTGTGCTAAAGCAACAAGCCTCGTTCATTTATCGTGAGCTTAACATTGTGAACCATGCAAACTCTGGAAGTCATGACTTCCAGACACTATATATGATAGGAGATAATCCTGCAGTCGACATCAAGGGTGCACGGCAG GCTGGAATTCCTTGGTTTCCCATTTTGACAAGGACTGGTGTTTTTAAGGGAGATCATCATTCTAATCATCCCGAGTTTCCAGCCAGTATG GTTGTTGACACTGTGGAAGAAGCTGTGGACTTTATTCTTAGAAATGAGCATCAAATCACAGATTAG
- the LOC107938445 gene encoding uncharacterized protein YKR070W isoform X1 produces the protein MIHLQLLRKSSQTRSRKQLSQLFSKISQISSQPSKPRPSFGIAFDIDGVVLRGNTPIGGASRALRRLYDGSGVLKVPFVFLTNGGGIRESKRAAELSELLGVKISPSQVLQGHSPFKQLVNRFENELIVAVGKGEPAVVMSEYGFKNVISIDEYALYFDNIDALAPYKKWGTIDFAVDRTRKCSINSKRVQAAFIVSDSVDWSRDIQVLCDILRTGGLPASEEGPQPPLYFAHDDLKYQGAFPSERLGMGAFRIALESVFNSIHAEALKYTYFGKPNPVAFKNAEVVLKQQASFIYRELNIVNHANSGSHDFQTLYMIGDNPAVDIKGARQAGIPWFPILTRTGVFKGDHHSNHPEFPASMVVDTVEEAVDFILRNEHQITD, from the exons ATGATTCATCTTCAATTGTTAAGAAAATCGTCGCAGACTCGATCGAGAAAGCAATTATCGCAGCTTTTCTCAAAAATCTCTCAAATATCTTCGCAACCATCCAAGCC caGGCCTTCTTTTGGCATTGCCTTCGATATAGACGGCGTCGTTTTGCGCGGGAACACTCCTATTGGTGGCGCTTCCCGAGCACTTAGGAGATTATACGACGGTTCCG GTGTTCTGAAGGTTCCTTTTGTGTTTTTGACTAATG GGGGCGGTATTCGTGAATCAAAAAGAGCTGCGGAGTTGTCAGAACTCCTGGGTGTAAAGATTTCTCCTTCACAG GTATTGCAGGGCCATTCACCTTTTAAACAGCTGGTGAACAG GTTTGAGAATGAATTAATTGTTGCTGTTGGGAAAGGCGAACCTGCTGTGGTGATGTCCGAATATGGATTTAA AAACGTGATTTCAATAGATGAGTATGCACTGTACTTTGACAACATTGACGCACTGGCACCGTACAAGAAATGGGGCACCATAGATTTTGCTGTAGACAGAACCAGAAAATGCAGCATTAATTCCAAGAGAGTTCAGGCAGCATTTATCGTTAGTGATTCTGTTGATTGGAGCAGGGACATTCAG GTTCTTTGTGATATTTTAAGAACTGGAGGTCTTCCTGCAAGTGAAGAAGGGCCTCAACCGCCTCTTTATTTTGCACATGATGACCTTAAATATCAG GGTGCTTTTCCTTCTGAACGTTTGGGCATGGGAGCATTCAGAATTGCACTGGAATCGGTCTTCAATAG CATTCATGCTGAAGCTCTGAAGTATACATATTTTGGAAAGCCAAATCCAGTTGCATTTAAGAATGCTGAAGTTGTGCTAAAGCAACAAGCCTCGTTCATTTATCGTGAGCTTAACATTGTGAACCATGCAAACTCTGGAAGTCATGACTTCCAGACACTATATATGATAGGAGATAATCCTGCAGTCGACATCAAGGGTGCACGGCAG GCTGGAATTCCTTGGTTTCCCATTTTGACAAGGACTGGTGTTTTTAAGGGAGATCATCATTCTAATCATCCCGAGTTTCCAGCCAGTATG GTTGTTGACACTGTGGAAGAAGCTGTGGACTTTATTCTTAGAAATGAGCATCAAATCACAGATTAG